A stretch of the Elephas maximus indicus isolate mEleMax1 chromosome 3, mEleMax1 primary haplotype, whole genome shotgun sequence genome encodes the following:
- the CITED4 gene encoding cbp/p300-interacting transactivator 4, protein MADHLMLAEGYSLMQRPPPAAPAHGPHALWTLQPYAGPGLDSGLRPRGAPLGPPPPPPGALAYGALRPPPAFQPFQAVQPGADSAHLQPVATLYPGRAPATPSAPGGPPGLQPAPGAPAPPPPAHTLVGMDAELIDEEALTSLELELGLHRVRELPELFLGQSEFDCFSDLGSAPPAGSVSC, encoded by the coding sequence ATGGCAGACCACCTGATGCTGGCCGAGGGCTACAGCCTGATGCAGAGGCCGCCACCCGCCGCGCCAGCCCACGGCCCTCACGCGCTCTGGACTCTGCAGCCGTACGCGGGCCCGGGCCTGGACAGCGGGCTGCGGCCCCGGGGGGCTCCGCTCGggccgccgccgccaccacccGGAGCCCTGGCGTACGGGGCCTTGCGGCCGCCGCCAGCCTTCCAGCCCTTCCAGGCGGTGCAGCCTGGCGCCGACAGCGCGCACCTGCAGCCCGTGGCGACACTGTACCCGGGCCGCGCGCCCGCTACCCCCAGCGCCCCGGGAGGTCCCCCGGGCCTGCAGCCGGCGCCTGGCGCCCCAGCCCCGCCGCCGCCCGCGCACACCCTGGTCGGCATGGACGCCGAACTCATCGACGAGGAGGCGCTGACGTCGCTGGAGCTCGAGCTTGGGCTGCACCGCGTGCGCGAACTACCCGAGCTCTTCCTGGGCCAGAGCGAGTTCGACTGCTTCTCGGACCTGGGATCCGCGCCGCCCGCCGGCTCCGTGAGCTGCTGA